Within the Iodidimonas sp. SYSU 1G8 genome, the region CCGTGCGCATTCTGGCTCGGTCAACACCGCCACGGGGAATAGCATCATGAACATTGCCCAGAACGCCTCCTGCATCTGCCAGAACGCCGCGATCCGCGCCTATGAAGGGCTGCGCGAGCGCGGCGTCCGCGACCTGCATGCGTTCGACGCCGCCGTCACCGTTTTCCGGCACCATCATCCGGAGGTGAGGCCCGAGCAGGCGCGCCACGCCGTCGCCGAGTGGATCGCGCCGGACGCCTGAGGCCCACTCAGCGGCGCCGGCCCCAGGGACCATCCCGGGGATCGCGCGGCGTGCGGTGGACCTTGCGAAAGGGCCGGTCGTGGCCCCTGGCGAAGTACCGGACGCCGGCGGGTTTGAAGAAGGGCAGCAGCACCATGCCGGCGAGGAATCCGCCGACATGGGCCCAGAAGGCGACGCCGCCCTCACCCGTGGGCGCCGACATGCCGCTGTACAGTTGAAGCCCGAACCACAACCCGAGCACGATGACGGCGGGAACGGCGACGAGGCCGAACGGAAACATCAGGACGCGCACATTGGCGCGGGGAAACAGCAGCAGGTAGGCGCCCAGCACGCCGGAGATCGCCCCGCTCGCGCCGACCATGGGAATTTCCGACCGGACATCGAGGAATGCCTGCGTCAACGCCGCGGCGATGCCGCACAGTAGGTAGAACACCAGGAAGCGGACGCGGCCCAACGCCACTTCCGTGTTATCGCCGAAGATCCAGAGATACAGCATGTTGCCGGCAAGATGCATGAAACCGCCATGCATGAACATGGAGGTGACCAATGTCGTCCACGCGGGCACGACGGCCATCCCGTCGGGTAGCGTGGCATCGGTGAACAGCAGCGCCGGCACCATGCCCAGGGTATAGAACGCCGCCCGCGCGGCCTCGGCCGGCAGGCTCGCCTGCCAGAGCCAGACGCCGATGCACGCGGCGATGAGGAGCCAGGTCACGACCGGCTTGTGATCGTGGGGATTGTCGTCGAACAAGGGAAACATGGGCGGAGCTTACAGAGGCCGCCAGCGGCGGGACAGGCTTTTGCGCGGGGGGCAGCAGCAGCCGGTGCTTTCTCTTGCCGGTTCCGCTGGCTAGTATATCGCGCGACTCACAACGTCATTTGGGGAGAGAGAGATCATGGCGCTGCTCAATCGGGCGAACGTCGTCCAGAACTGCTATGTCGTCAACGATTTGCGCGCCGCGTGCCAGCGGTACCACGACGTGTACGGCGTCGGGCCGTTCTTCGTTTTCGACCACATTCCGCTGGTCAAGAACTGGTACCGGGGGGAGGAAATGCCGCTCGACATTTCGGCCGCCTTCGTCCAGTCGGGCGACCTGAACATCGAATTCATCCAGCAGCACAATGACGGCCCGAGCTGCTACCGCGACATGTTCAAGCCGGGCGA harbors:
- a CDS encoding VOC family protein, translating into MALLNRANVVQNCYVVNDLRAACQRYHDVYGVGPFFVFDHIPLVKNWYRGEEMPLDISAAFVQSGDLNIEFIQQHNDGPSCYRDMFKPGEEGFHHTAIFCKDYAAEKAAFEAAGFPIANEFQTGADTFLCYTDTRSALGHMIELYQDHAGVRGMYAAIRAAAENWDGKNIFHPLG
- a CDS encoding rhomboid family intramembrane serine protease; this encodes MFPLFDDNPHDHKPVVTWLLIAACIGVWLWQASLPAEAARAAFYTLGMVPALLFTDATLPDGMAVVPAWTTLVTSMFMHGGFMHLAGNMLYLWIFGDNTEVALGRVRFLVFYLLCGIAAALTQAFLDVRSEIPMVGASGAISGVLGAYLLLFPRANVRVLMFPFGLVAVPAVIVLGLWFGLQLYSGMSAPTGEGGVAFWAHVGGFLAGMVLLPFFKPAGVRYFARGHDRPFRKVHRTPRDPRDGPWGRRR